The sequence TCGAGCGGTTCGCCGAGGTGCACCAGGTCACGGATCTACTGGCCGACGTCGTGGCCGACGACGCCGTCCGCGAGAGGCTGTGGCGGGAGTCCATGGACATCATTCCGTCCGAGCCTCTGACGCGCGAGATCTACGAGTTGCCGCCGGAGCAGCTCGTGCGGACTCTCATCGAAGGGAAGGAAGAGCCGCCCGGCCCGCTCGCGCGCAAGCTCAACGAGTCCGGCTACCTCATGCCGCCGCTGCCGAATCTCTTCTTCACGCGCGACGTCGCCATGGGACTCGGCGAGCACGTGATGATCGGCTCGATGCGCTACGGCGTGCGCTGGAGCGAGGAGCTGATCATGAAGGCGATCTTCTCCGCGCACCCGCGGCTCGCCAACAAGGGGATCCTGTACGACGGCTCCAGCGAGCGCCGGATCAACTACACGCTGGAGGGCGGGGACGTGCATCCGCTGAGACACGATCTGGTGCTCATCGGATTCAGCGAGCGCTCCAGCCCGGCGGCCATCGAGAATCTCGCCGAGCTGCTGTTCGCCCAGACCGGCATCACCGACGTCATCGTCGTCGTGATGCCGCGGGAGGACATCGCGATCCACCTCGACATGATCTTCACGCAGGTGGACCGCGAGCTGTGCGTCGTGTACCCGCCGCACTTCATCGGGCCGGAGCGGCTCCCGATCCTGCACTGGAAGAAGGGCAAGTCGCAGATGACCGAGATGCCGACGATCTTCGCTGCGCTCGAGGGCTGCGGGCTGCGGCTGGAGCCGGTGCTGTGCGGCGGGAGCCGCCGGATGATCCAGGAGAGGGAGCAGTGGGCGTCGGGGTGCAACTTCGGCGCGTTGCGGCCGGGACTCGTGACGTCGTACACCAGAAACGAGGCGACGCTGCACGAGATGGAGAAGGTCGGCTTCAGGATCGTGTCGGCGAAGGATTTTCTGGACGACGCGGTGGAGATCGGCGGGGACGAGCGGGCGGTCATCACTTTCCCCGGCGGCGAGCTGGTGCGCGGTGGCGGCGGTCCGCGCTGCATGACCTGCCCCGTGACGAGGGACGACCCCTGGGACTGAGCGGCGGGATCCATTCCGCGCCGGGGGACACGCTGCTGACGACGCGCGCGCTGGAGTATCTCTCGGCGGGACCGGCCGACGCCGTGGACCTGATCGCGCACGTGTGCAACCTGCCCGGCCCGCCACGCACGGTGGCCGAGCATCTGGCCGCGGCGATGTTCGCGGGCCGCACTGATTTCGAGAAGGGACTCGACGGAAAATGGCGGATCGCGTCCGCTTTCAGCGCGCTCGCGTCGCGGCCCAATGGAAGGTTCAGCGAGCCGGCGCTCGACCGGCTCGACTCGCTGTCCTACGTGGTGGTGGACGTGGAGACCACCGGGACCAGCGCGATGTTCGGCGACCGGATCACCGAAGTGGCGGCCGTCGTCGTCCGCGACGGCGTCATCGTGGACACGTTCGAGACGCTGGTGAATCCGCGGCGGCCGATCCCGCACTTCGTCACCGCGCTCACCCACATCACCTGGGACATGGTGAAGGACGCGCCGACGTTCGAGCAGGTGGCGCCGCGACTCATGTCCGCGCTCGCGGGCCACGTGTTCACGGCGCACAACGCGAAGTTCGACTGGCGGTTCGTGTCCACGGAGATCCTGCGCGCGACCGGGAACAGGATTCAGGGGCGGCAGCTGTGCACCGTGAAGCTCGCGAAGCGGCTTCTGCCGCAGCTCCCCCGGCGCTCGCTGGATCATCTGGCCCGGTACTACGGCGTGACCATCCATTCGCGCCACCGCGCTGGCGGCGACGCTCTCGCTACGGCGGAATGCCTGGTGAAGATGCTGCAGCACGCGAACGACGCGGGGCTGCACACGTGGGCCGATCTGCAGCGGTTCGCCGGCGCGCGCGCTCCGCGGAAGCCGCGGCGCAAGTCCGCGCTGCCGGCGCCGGCCAGCAACGACCTGACGGCGTGAGCCGGCCCGAGCCGCTGGTCCAACCCGTTCAGATCGGCGATCTGAAATGTCACGCCATTCAGGCCGGCGGGCAGCGGCTCGACGGCGGCGCGATGTTCGGCGTCGTGCCGAAGCCGCTGTGGGAGAAGAGGATTCCGGCGGACGAGCGCAACCGGATCCAGCTCGGGATGCGCTGCCTGCTGGTCGAGCACCCGGACGGCTTGCTGCTCATCGACACGGGCGCGGGCAACAAGGAGACGGCGAAGTTTGTCGACATCTACGGCATCGAGAACGACGGGGAGCAGTCGAGAACCGCGCTGGAGGACGGGATCAGGGCGGCCGGCCACACGCCGGACGCGATAAGCGTGGTCATCAACACGCACCTGCACTTCGACCATGCGGGTGGAAATACGTATCTCGACGCGGCGGGCGAGCTCTCGATCACTTTTCCGAACGCGGAGTACTTCGTGCAGCGCGGCGAGTACGACTACGCGACGCACACGAACGAGCGGACCGCGGCGAGCTACTTCGAGCGTAACTATGTTCCGATCGACCGGGCCGGAAAGTTGCGGTTGTTGCAGGGAGAGACCGAGGTGATGGCGGGAGTCGGTGTGATCCTGACGCCGGGCCATACCCCGTTTCACCAGAGCGTTGTCGTGACGTCGGGAGCGGATCGCGCTTGTTTTCTGGGAGACATCGCCCCGACGGCGGCGCACCTGCCGCTCCCGTGGATAATGGGATACGACGTGGAGCCGCTCGTGACGCTGGAGACCAAGCGGCGGTTGTTCGCGCAGGCGCTGGCGGAGAAGTGGCTGTTGATATTCGAGCACGACGCGGTGAAGTCATGGGGGCGCATCGCGCACGACGGAAAGACTTACAGTCTCGTGGAGAACGTCAAATGAAACGGTTGCTGGCACTGTTCGGTTCGGTATTGCTCATCTCGGTCGCGGCTCCCGGATTGTCCGCGCAGGCGCGGACGGACCGTGCTCCTGCCGGACCCACGATACAGGCGGCGCGCGCCGGCATTACGGCGCCATCGGCAGCGACCTCGGTCGCAAACGGCGCCCAGTTGGAGACACCCTCGCGGGAGAGCGCGGCCCTCATGATCGTCGGCGGCGCGGCACTGCTCACCGGGCTCCTCATCGGCGGAGGCGCCGGGACGGCGATCGCGGTCGGAGGAGCGCTGATCGGCCTGTACGGCTTGTGGATGTACGTTCGCTGAACCGACACACGTCCCCGCCGCTTTCGCTCCTCCTCCCGCGGGAGCGCCGGTGAAGTTCAAGACCATCGTCGAGCCGTTCCGCATCAAGGTGGTCGAGCCGACCCGCCAGACCACCGACGCTGAGCGCGCTGCGGCGATCCGCGCGGCGCACTACAACGTCTTTCAGCTCGACGCCGAGGACGTGCTCATCGACCTCCTCACCGACTCGGGAACGGGTGCGATGTCGGTGTACCAATGGGCCGGCATGATGCGGGGCGACGAGTCGTACGCCGGCGGGCGCTCCTTTCACGCCTTTGTCAGGTCGGTGCAGGAGATCACCGCATTCCGGCACGTGATCCCCACGCACCAGGGACGCGCCGCCGAGCACATTCTCTCGGGCGCGCTGCTCAAGCCCGGGTCGATCGTCCCCAACAACACGCACTTCGACACCACGCGGGCGAACGTCGAGCACAGGGGCGCGGTGGCCCTCAATCTGCCGGTGGCGGAAGCGCGCGAGCCGCAGACAGTGCACCCCTTCAAGGGGAACATGGACGTCGCCGCGCTCGAGCGGGTCCTGGCGGAGAACGCGGGCAACGTGCCGCTGGTGATGATGACGGTGACCAACAACTCCCAGGGCGGCCAGCCGGTGAGCATGGAGAACATCCGCCGTACGTCGGCGCTCTGCCGCGCGCATGGCGTGCCCTTCTTCATCGATGCCTGTCGCTTTGCCGAAAACGCGTGGTTCATCAAGACCCGCGAGCCGGGGTACGCCGACAGGACTCCGCTGGCGATCGCCCAGGAGATGTTCTCGCTCGCCGACGGCTGCACGATGAGCGCGAAGAAGGACGGGATGGCGAACATCGGCGGATTCCTCGCGATGAACGACGACGCCCTCGCCGTCACCTGTCGCGACTCGCTCATCCTCACCGAGGGATTCCCCACCTACGGCGGGCTCGCCGGCTACGACCTCGAGGCCATCGCGGTCGGGCTGCACGAGGCGCTCGATCCCGACTACCTGCGCTACCGAATCCGCTCGGTCGAGTACCTCGCCGAAAAGATGGTCGCAGCCGGGATTCCCGTCGTGCGTCCGGCGGGCGGCCATGCGCTCTACCTCGATGCCAGGGGCTGGCTCCCGCACATCCCGCAGAGCCAGTACCCGGGGGTGGCGCTCTGCATCGCGCTGTACGTCGAAGGGGGCATCCGCGGATGCGAGATCGGCTCCGTGATGTTCGGGCAGCAGCCGGACGGCAGCGAGCGCCCCGCCGACATGGAGCTGGTGCGGCTCGCCTTTCCGCGCCGAGTCTATGCGCAGAGCCACATGGACTACGTGGCCGAGGTGCTGCTGCACGTGAACAGCATCGCGCAGGACATTCGCGGAGTGCGGATCGTGGAGCAGCCGCGGGTGCTCAGGCACTTCACGGCGAAGTTCGAACCCGTGCCCCGCTAGCCGCCGGCAGTCGCGCGCGACTCGCCGGGAACCCGGCAGCTACTTCCTCTTCTGATACGTCCCGACGAGCTCTCCCTGCGCGAGGATGTGTCCCTCCATTGCCTTCTCCAGCGCCGCCTTGGTCGGTGAGCCAAGGTCGCCGAGCGCGGTGTCGAGCGCATAGAGCTTGAAGAAGTAGCGATGCCGTCCAATTGGCGGGCACGGCCCGCCCCAACCGGTGCGCTTCCAGTCGTTGAGTCCTTCGCGCACGCCGGCTGGCAGATGCGTGGACGCACCTTCGCCGAGGCTGGTGACGGAGACCGGGATGTCGTAGAGCACCCAGTGCACGTACGTCATCTTCGGGGCTTTGGGATCGGGCGCGTCCGGATCGTCGGAAATGAGCGCGAAGCTCTTGGTCTTCGCCGGTGCACCGCTCCAGGCGAGCGGCAGCGAGATGTCCTCGCCCTCGCAGGTGAACCTGGCCGGAATCTCCGCATTCGGCGCGAAGGCGGCTGATACGACGGTGATGCTCATGGGAGTCACTCCGCGGTTGGTGCTCTGATCACGAAGATAAGGTGGGCGAACGACCGGCTCGCGGCCAGCAGCGCGGGCGAACACTTTCGGCCGCTCCGGCCCGGGACCAGCTTATGTTACCGCCATGCCGAGCTACCGCGCAGGTCTTCGTCCTTTCCTCGCCACGTTGCTCGTCGCGAGCCCGCTCGTCGCGAGCCCGCTCGTCGCGAACCCGCTCGGCGCCCAGTCGCGCGAGCTGACCGTGGCCGACAGCTCGCCATTCAGGCCGCTGCCGCTGCCGGCGCCGAACGAGCAGCGCACGGGCGCTGGCCGTCCGGGGCTGCGTTACTGGCAGCAGCGCGTGGACTACCGCATTGCCGCGTCACTCGACACTGCGAGCCACCTGCTGCAGGGCCGCGAGACGATCCACTACGTCAACAATTCGCCGACCGCGCTGTCGTATCTCTGGCTCTTCGTCGAGCAGAACGCCTGTGCACCGAACAGCATCGGAAGCACGCTGAACCAGCCACCGCTCGTCTTCGGCGAGGTCGCGTTCGACTTCTCCTGTGGGAGCTTCGTCGGCAGACCGACGATCCAGTCGCTGACGATCGGCGGCGTCGAGGCGAAGCGCACGAACTATGGCACCACGCTCCGCGTCGACCTCGGCAGGCCACTGGAATCGGGACAGTCGCTCGAAATGGAGGTGGCCTGGCACTTCACCGTCCCCGAGCAGGGCGTTGGCCGCATGGGACGCGACGGCGCGCTGTACGAGATTGCGCAGTGGTATCCGCGCATGGCGGTCTACGACGATGTCCGCGGCTGGAATCACGAGCCGTACATCGGCGCCGGCGAATTCTATCTCGAGTACGGCAGCTTCGACGTTACGCTCACGCTCCCTGCCAGCTACATCGTCGCCGCGACGGGTGAGCTGAGGAATCCTGAGCAGGTGCTCACGCGGAACCAGCTCGCGCGGCTCGCGAGCGCGCGGAAATCGGACACCGCCGTCGCCGTCATCACGCGCGACGAAGCGGGCAGGCCGGGGCGCACGCGGCCCGGCAACGGGCCGTACACCTGGCACTTCACGGCCGACAACGTGCGCGACTTCGCCTGGGCCGCCGCCCCGAACTGGCAGTGGGACGCCAGCAACCTCGACGGCATCCTCATCCAGACGCTGTACCGTTCGTCCGCCGACAAATGGCCGGAAGCTCACGCGATGGCGCGCGGCGCGATCAGGCACTTCAGCGAGCAGTGGTACCGCTATCCATACTCGCATGCCACCGCGGTCGAGGGGCCGATTGCCGGCATGGAGTATCCCATGCTCACCTTCGTCGCCAACAACAGCACGCGCGAAACGCAGCA comes from Gemmatimonadaceae bacterium and encodes:
- a CDS encoding M1 family metallopeptidase translates to MPSYRAGLRPFLATLLVASPLVASPLVANPLGAQSRELTVADSSPFRPLPLPAPNEQRTGAGRPGLRYWQQRVDYRIAASLDTASHLLQGRETIHYVNNSPTALSYLWLFVEQNACAPNSIGSTLNQPPLVFGEVAFDFSCGSFVGRPTIQSLTIGGVEAKRTNYGTTLRVDLGRPLESGQSLEMEVAWHFTVPEQGVGRMGRDGALYEIAQWYPRMAVYDDVRGWNHEPYIGAGEFYLEYGSFDVTLTLPASYIVAATGELRNPEQVLTRNQLARLASARKSDTAVAVITRDEAGRPGRTRPGNGPYTWHFTADNVRDFAWAAAPNWQWDASNLDGILIQTLYRSSADKWPEAHAMARGAIRHFSEQWYRYPYSHATAVEGPIAGMEYPMLTFVANNSTRETQQWALAHEFGHEWFPMIVGSNERLYPWMDEGFNTFVDLQNAAEYFAGTPYGDTIQVNPLRMAVEHSRAGDDQPLSTNPTEVRDLMWVGYQKPALMLRTLREEVLGRDRFDFAFREYIKAWAYKHPTPADFFRLMRDASGVELDWFWRDWVFTTARLDQAVDSVSTDTSGRANVHMTNRGTMTMPAELLITFDDGSTETVRLPVQMWNLGRQFTYRVPAKKPVRRVAVDPRNVLPDLDRSNNDWTKR
- a CDS encoding YbhB/YbcL family Raf kinase inhibitor-like protein; this translates as MSITVVSAAFAPNAEIPARFTCEGEDISLPLAWSGAPAKTKSFALISDDPDAPDPKAPKMTYVHWVLYDIPVSVTSLGEGASTHLPAGVREGLNDWKRTGWGGPCPPIGRHRYFFKLYALDTALGDLGSPTKAALEKAMEGHILAQGELVGTYQKRK
- a CDS encoding 3'-5' exonuclease; the protein is MDLIAHVCNLPGPPRTVAEHLAAAMFAGRTDFEKGLDGKWRIASAFSALASRPNGRFSEPALDRLDSLSYVVVDVETTGTSAMFGDRITEVAAVVVRDGVIVDTFETLVNPRRPIPHFVTALTHITWDMVKDAPTFEQVAPRLMSALAGHVFTAHNAKFDWRFVSTEILRATGNRIQGRQLCTVKLAKRLLPQLPRRSLDHLARYYGVTIHSRHRAGGDALATAECLVKMLQHANDAGLHTWADLQRFAGARAPRKPRRKSALPAPASNDLTA
- a CDS encoding tryptophanase, with the translated sequence MKFKTIVEPFRIKVVEPTRQTTDAERAAAIRAAHYNVFQLDAEDVLIDLLTDSGTGAMSVYQWAGMMRGDESYAGGRSFHAFVRSVQEITAFRHVIPTHQGRAAEHILSGALLKPGSIVPNNTHFDTTRANVEHRGAVALNLPVAEAREPQTVHPFKGNMDVAALERVLAENAGNVPLVMMTVTNNSQGGQPVSMENIRRTSALCRAHGVPFFIDACRFAENAWFIKTREPGYADRTPLAIAQEMFSLADGCTMSAKKDGMANIGGFLAMNDDALAVTCRDSLILTEGFPTYGGLAGYDLEAIAVGLHEALDPDYLRYRIRSVEYLAEKMVAAGIPVVRPAGGHALYLDARGWLPHIPQSQYPGVALCIALYVEGGIRGCEIGSVMFGQQPDGSERPADMELVRLAFPRRVYAQSHMDYVAEVLLHVNSIAQDIRGVRIVEQPRVLRHFTAKFEPVPR
- a CDS encoding arginine deiminase family protein translates to MTSEIGALRSVLVHTPGPELLAVTPTTRATYLYDDMIDVRTAGEEHRRFVAILERFAEVHQVTDLLADVVADDAVRERLWRESMDIIPSEPLTREIYELPPEQLVRTLIEGKEEPPGPLARKLNESGYLMPPLPNLFFTRDVAMGLGEHVMIGSMRYGVRWSEELIMKAIFSAHPRLANKGILYDGSSERRINYTLEGGDVHPLRHDLVLIGFSERSSPAAIENLAELLFAQTGITDVIVVVMPREDIAIHLDMIFTQVDRELCVVYPPHFIGPERLPILHWKKGKSQMTEMPTIFAALEGCGLRLEPVLCGGSRRMIQEREQWASGCNFGALRPGLVTSYTRNEATLHEMEKVGFRIVSAKDFLDDAVEIGGDERAVITFPGGELVRGGGGPRCMTCPVTRDDPWD
- a CDS encoding MBL fold metallo-hydrolase, with the protein product MSRPEPLVQPVQIGDLKCHAIQAGGQRLDGGAMFGVVPKPLWEKRIPADERNRIQLGMRCLLVEHPDGLLLIDTGAGNKETAKFVDIYGIENDGEQSRTALEDGIRAAGHTPDAISVVINTHLHFDHAGGNTYLDAAGELSITFPNAEYFVQRGEYDYATHTNERTAASYFERNYVPIDRAGKLRLLQGETEVMAGVGVILTPGHTPFHQSVVVTSGADRACFLGDIAPTAAHLPLPWIMGYDVEPLVTLETKRRLFAQALAEKWLLIFEHDAVKSWGRIAHDGKTYSLVENVK